Proteins encoded together in one Corallococcus soli window:
- a CDS encoding sensor histidine kinase — MNSRTPIRGYRAGFFFVVMMLSAVTAFTLWTEVRTGHQVDALVLEALERASLIGRIRVDVMSLESAIEAHVRSTGDAERKEADAVMEDILGSIRRASEAYMRHLPPGEKEVWLRFNGACQGLADQVRAAAVFSRQRDAERARRHLVESIRPLAAEVDTLAGKLATENADDARVLVGRLGTLRVRNTALGAGTTLLAILLSVLVGWHIIRLLKRQDATIQGQFEELGRHNQELDAFTSRVAHDLMGPLSPLKGYLTLIRRSGAVKDPGALEMISQCESSAVRMGELIEALLRFCRAGNRGDGTTGELDTAVSTLLLEVSQTAAALGVSLERELEPGVRVDCPAQLLQVVARNLLSNAVKYTAGRPDPRVKVRVATEGPDAVVEVTDNGLGMSAATQASLFQPFFRAAEVRGIPGHGLGLATTRRVVEAHGGTLTVHSEEGKGTRIRVRFARAASTAAPLVVESGPQRDPSSIRKAS; from the coding sequence ATGAACTCGCGGACCCCCATCCGTGGCTACCGCGCGGGTTTCTTCTTCGTGGTGATGATGCTGTCGGCCGTCACCGCCTTCACGCTCTGGACGGAGGTGCGCACCGGCCATCAGGTGGACGCCCTGGTGCTGGAGGCGCTGGAGCGCGCCAGCCTCATTGGCCGCATCCGCGTGGACGTGATGTCGCTGGAGTCCGCCATCGAGGCGCACGTGCGCTCCACCGGCGACGCCGAGCGCAAGGAGGCCGACGCGGTGATGGAGGACATCCTGGGCAGCATCCGCCGGGCCTCCGAGGCGTACATGCGCCACCTGCCTCCCGGCGAGAAGGAGGTGTGGCTGCGCTTCAACGGCGCGTGCCAGGGGCTCGCGGATCAGGTGCGCGCGGCGGCGGTGTTCTCGCGCCAGCGCGACGCGGAGCGCGCCCGGCGCCACCTGGTGGAGAGCATCCGCCCGCTGGCGGCGGAGGTGGACACGCTCGCGGGAAAGCTCGCCACGGAGAACGCGGACGACGCGCGCGTGCTCGTGGGCCGGCTGGGCACGCTCCGGGTGCGCAACACGGCCCTGGGCGCGGGCACCACGCTGCTGGCCATCCTCCTGTCGGTGCTGGTGGGCTGGCACATCATCCGGCTGCTCAAGCGCCAGGACGCCACCATCCAGGGACAGTTCGAGGAGCTGGGACGGCACAACCAGGAGCTGGACGCCTTCACCAGCCGCGTGGCGCACGACCTGATGGGCCCGCTGTCCCCGCTCAAGGGCTACCTGACGCTCATCCGGCGCTCGGGCGCGGTGAAGGACCCGGGCGCGCTGGAGATGATCTCCCAGTGCGAATCCAGCGCGGTGCGCATGGGGGAACTCATTGAGGCGCTGCTGCGCTTCTGCCGCGCGGGCAACCGGGGCGACGGGACGACGGGCGAACTGGACACGGCGGTGAGCACGCTGCTGCTGGAGGTGAGCCAGACGGCCGCGGCGCTGGGCGTGTCGCTGGAGCGCGAGCTGGAGCCGGGCGTGCGGGTGGACTGCCCCGCGCAGCTGCTCCAGGTGGTGGCGCGCAACCTGTTGTCCAACGCGGTGAAGTACACGGCGGGGCGGCCGGATCCGCGCGTGAAGGTGCGGGTGGCGACGGAGGGGCCGGACGCGGTGGTGGAGGTGACGGACAACGGGCTGGGGATGAGCGCGGCGACGCAGGCGTCGCTGTTCCAGCCGTTCTTCCGGGCCGCGGAGGTGCGCGGCATTCCGGGCCACGGCCTGGGGCTGGCCACCACCCGGCGCGTGGTGGAGGCGCACGGAGGGACGCTCACGGTGCATTCGGAGGAGGGCAAGGGCACGCGGATCCGCGTGCGGTTCGCACGGGCGGCGAGCACGGCGGCGCCGCTTGTGGTGGAGTCCGGGCCGCAACGGGACCCCTCCTCCATCCGCAAGGCCTCATGA
- a CDS encoding isoaspartyl peptidase/L-asparaginase family protein, translated as MSSSFSPWLYRGLLAGTALLLAPLGCATSNQAGAARDEAALRMDPPPRAKPKWGLVIHGGAGVISRENLSPEREAAMRAALTQALQAGHAVLAKGGRSLDAVTAAIRVLEDSPYFNAGKGAVFNHDGVNELDAALMDGKTRAAGAVAGVHHIQNPIDLARRVMEQSPHVMMVGEGAEAFARAQGIPLVDAKYFYTEERWQGLQRALAQERAKAVPPGSAPDTGTSPPVTPPPAVPGQPPTTQPPPAPGKSPASSLEPGVDPVTGDHKFGTVGAVALDQEGNLAAGTSTGGMTNKRFGRVGDSPIIGAGTYADERCAVSATGHGEFFIRYTVARDICARVEYQDLPLPEAANVVIHDVLAKVGGEGGVIAMDHQGNVAMPFNSSGMYRGYIGEDGAPTVAIFQQP; from the coding sequence ATGTCTTCTTCGTTCTCTCCCTGGCTGTACCGGGGCCTGCTGGCGGGCACCGCGCTGCTGCTCGCTCCGCTGGGCTGCGCCACGTCCAACCAGGCGGGCGCCGCACGCGACGAGGCAGCCCTGCGCATGGACCCGCCACCGCGGGCGAAGCCGAAGTGGGGGCTGGTCATCCACGGCGGCGCGGGCGTCATCTCCCGCGAGAACCTGTCCCCGGAGCGCGAGGCCGCGATGCGCGCCGCGCTCACCCAGGCGCTCCAGGCGGGCCATGCGGTGCTGGCGAAGGGCGGTCGCAGCCTGGACGCGGTGACGGCCGCGATTCGCGTGTTGGAGGACTCGCCGTACTTCAACGCCGGCAAGGGCGCGGTGTTCAACCACGACGGCGTGAACGAGCTGGACGCGGCGCTGATGGACGGCAAGACGCGCGCGGCGGGCGCGGTGGCCGGCGTGCACCACATCCAGAACCCCATCGACCTGGCGCGGCGGGTGATGGAGCAGTCGCCGCACGTGATGATGGTGGGCGAGGGCGCGGAGGCGTTCGCGCGGGCGCAGGGCATCCCGCTGGTGGACGCGAAGTACTTCTACACGGAGGAGCGCTGGCAGGGCCTCCAGCGCGCGTTGGCGCAGGAGCGGGCGAAGGCGGTGCCGCCGGGCTCGGCGCCTGACACGGGGACATCGCCGCCCGTGACGCCGCCCCCTGCCGTGCCTGGGCAGCCGCCCACGACCCAGCCCCCTCCGGCGCCTGGGAAGTCTCCGGCCTCATCGCTGGAGCCGGGCGTGGATCCGGTGACGGGGGACCACAAGTTCGGCACGGTGGGCGCGGTGGCCCTGGACCAGGAGGGCAACCTCGCGGCGGGCACCTCCACCGGGGGAATGACGAACAAGCGCTTCGGTCGCGTGGGCGACTCGCCCATCATCGGCGCGGGCACGTACGCGGATGAACGCTGCGCGGTGTCCGCCACCGGGCACGGCGAGTTCTTCATCCGCTACACGGTGGCGCGCGACATCTGCGCCCGCGTGGAATACCAGGACCTGCCGCTGCCGGAGGCCGCCAACGTCGTCATCCACGACGTGCTGGCGAAGGTCGGCGGCGAGGGCGGCGTCATCGCCATGGACCACCAGGGCAACGTGGCCATGCCCTTCAACTCCAGCGGCATGTATCGCGGCTACATCGGCGAGGACGGCGCGCCCACCGTCGCCATCTTCCAGCAGCCGTGA
- a CDS encoding sigma-54-dependent transcriptional regulator codes for MSSARILVVDDDPHARDLLQRLLGVLGPVAQAADPKGAAERMGEQAFDLVLTDMAMPDPGDGLKVLQTVRSTLPDTPVIVVTAFGNIEGALDSIQQGAFDYLSKPFDVDAIMRVAKRALEQKRLVEENRTLRKQVERTSLVGRSQALLEVYKQVARAATSNVPVLITGETGTGKEMVARALHRRSARSSGPFIPIDCGAITESLMESELFGHAKGSFTGASGARRGLFEEANGGTLFLDEIGDVGMKVQSQLLRVLQEGEIRRVGESVPVKVDVRVLAATNKDLKVRVTDGLFREDLLYRLDVVHLHLPPLRERREDIPALVEHFAALHARGGVRPVVTADAMARLTVYDWPGNVRQLENVMARALALNVTGVLGPPDFPEPIGDAPKRLTGLAGDLPSLAELSRRYAAHVLQHVGGNKSEAARLLGVDRKTLYKLLEAPEAPEVIPPTEGRS; via the coding sequence ATGAGCTCAGCCCGAATCCTCGTCGTGGATGATGACCCGCATGCGCGGGACCTGTTGCAGCGCCTGCTGGGCGTGCTGGGCCCGGTGGCGCAGGCGGCGGATCCAAAGGGCGCGGCGGAGCGGATGGGCGAGCAGGCCTTCGACCTGGTCCTCACGGACATGGCGATGCCGGACCCTGGCGACGGGCTCAAGGTGCTCCAGACGGTGCGCTCCACGCTCCCGGACACGCCCGTCATCGTGGTGACGGCGTTCGGCAACATCGAGGGGGCGCTGGACAGCATCCAGCAGGGCGCCTTCGACTACCTGTCCAAGCCCTTCGACGTGGACGCCATCATGCGGGTGGCCAAGCGGGCGCTGGAGCAGAAGCGGCTGGTGGAGGAGAACCGCACGCTGCGCAAGCAGGTGGAGCGCACGTCGCTCGTGGGCCGCAGCCAGGCGCTGCTGGAGGTCTACAAGCAGGTGGCGCGCGCGGCGACGAGCAACGTGCCGGTGTTGATTACCGGTGAGACGGGCACCGGCAAGGAGATGGTGGCGCGCGCGCTGCACAGGCGCTCGGCGCGCTCCAGCGGGCCATTCATCCCCATCGACTGCGGCGCCATCACCGAATCGCTGATGGAGAGCGAGCTGTTCGGCCACGCGAAGGGCAGCTTCACGGGCGCGTCGGGTGCTCGGCGCGGCCTGTTCGAGGAGGCCAACGGCGGCACGCTCTTCCTGGACGAGATTGGCGACGTGGGGATGAAGGTCCAGTCGCAGCTCCTGCGCGTGCTCCAGGAGGGGGAGATCCGCCGCGTGGGCGAGAGCGTCCCGGTGAAGGTGGACGTGCGGGTGCTGGCGGCGACGAACAAGGATTTGAAGGTCCGGGTGACGGACGGGCTGTTCCGCGAGGACCTCCTGTACCGGCTGGACGTGGTGCACCTGCACCTGCCGCCCCTGCGCGAGCGGCGCGAGGACATCCCGGCGCTGGTGGAGCACTTCGCGGCGCTGCACGCACGCGGCGGCGTGCGGCCGGTGGTGACGGCGGACGCGATGGCGCGGCTCACGGTGTACGACTGGCCGGGCAACGTGCGGCAGCTGGAGAACGTGATGGCGCGGGCGCTCGCGCTGAACGTCACGGGCGTGCTGGGGCCCCCGGACTTTCCGGAGCCCATCGGTGACGCGCCCAAGCGGCTCACCGGCCTCGCGGGGGACTTGCCGAGCCTCGCGGAGCTGTCGCGGCGGTACGCGGCGCACGTGCTCCAGCACGTGGGCGGCAACAAGAGCGAAGCGGCGCGGCTCCTGGGCGTGGACCGCAAGACGCTCTACAAGCTGCTGGAGGCACCCGAGGCGCCGGAGGTCATCCCACCCACCGAAGGCCGGAGCTGA
- a CDS encoding GAF domain-containing protein produces MVEAFTKVSEASRLLLDKGLCAATGAEALGMVARPLKVDRACIFENRTTNLAGRFLTDLRHAWAEPGVVSPHAHPVLRSFAMRDYALAWMDMLEAGMVVSCAAREAPPLMRDVLERQGVQSVLLCPITPAKQWWGFVAFEDCRQARVWRPEEVSLLKSLARAIGASVRHANMRSSLSQVRTNLTSVLRTASGDT; encoded by the coding sequence ATGGTGGAAGCGTTCACGAAGGTGTCCGAAGCGTCCCGGTTGCTGCTGGACAAGGGCCTGTGCGCGGCCACGGGCGCGGAAGCGCTGGGCATGGTGGCCCGCCCCCTGAAGGTGGACCGCGCCTGCATCTTCGAGAACCGCACCACGAACCTGGCGGGCCGGTTCCTCACGGACCTGCGCCACGCCTGGGCGGAGCCCGGCGTCGTGTCCCCGCACGCGCACCCGGTGCTGCGCTCCTTCGCGATGCGCGACTACGCGCTGGCGTGGATGGACATGCTGGAGGCCGGGATGGTGGTCTCCTGCGCCGCCCGCGAGGCGCCGCCCCTGATGCGCGACGTCCTGGAGCGCCAGGGCGTCCAGTCCGTGCTGCTGTGCCCCATCACCCCGGCCAAGCAGTGGTGGGGGTTCGTGGCCTTCGAGGACTGCCGCCAGGCGCGCGTGTGGCGCCCCGAAGAGGTGTCCCTGCTCAAGTCCCTGGCGCGGGCCATTGGCGCGTCGGTGCGGCACGCGAACATGCGCTCCTCGCTGTCCCAGGTGCGCACCAACCTCACCAGCGTGCTGCGCACCGCCTCCGGGGATACCTGA
- a CDS encoding type 1 glutamine amidotransferase domain-containing protein: protein MKKLTGMRVAVLAADGFEQVELTRPVKRLEREGAQVTIVSLHKGRIRGMNLLVPGKKVRVDATLREVKAADFDAVLLPGGFMNPDFLRQSALALDFVRDADLLDLPIAVICHGPWLLASAGLLEGRHVTSWPGIRNDLENAGAHWTDEPVVRDGNWVSSRGPHDLLAFEHALVALFAERMTPAIAQREVTSPSWPKWIAGGLAAVATLGLVARGRKALA from the coding sequence ATGAAGAAGCTGACAGGGATGCGGGTGGCCGTGCTGGCGGCGGATGGCTTCGAGCAGGTGGAGCTGACGCGGCCGGTGAAGCGCCTGGAGCGCGAGGGCGCCCAGGTCACCATCGTCTCCCTCCACAAGGGTCGCATCCGGGGCATGAACCTGCTGGTGCCCGGCAAGAAGGTCCGCGTGGACGCCACGCTGCGCGAGGTGAAGGCCGCGGACTTCGACGCGGTGCTGCTGCCCGGCGGCTTCATGAACCCGGACTTCCTCCGGCAGAGCGCGCTGGCGCTGGACTTCGTGCGAGACGCGGACCTGCTGGACCTGCCTATCGCGGTCATCTGCCACGGGCCGTGGCTGCTCGCGTCCGCGGGGCTGCTGGAGGGCCGGCACGTCACGTCCTGGCCCGGCATCCGCAACGACCTGGAGAACGCGGGCGCGCACTGGACGGACGAACCGGTGGTGCGCGACGGCAACTGGGTGTCCAGCCGGGGGCCACACGACCTGCTCGCCTTCGAGCACGCCCTGGTCGCGCTCTTCGCCGAGCGCATGACGCCCGCCATCGCCCAGCGGGAGGTGACGTCTCCAAGCTGGCCCAAGTGGATCGCGGGCGGGCTCGCCGCCGTGGCCACGCTGGGGCTCGTGGCGAGGGGCCGCAAGGCCCTGGCCTGA
- a CDS encoding glycoside hydrolase family 71/99-like protein yields MRHQDWISLGACALLGLMGAGCGAPAPVEGAVGPGPELDARRAGVAVKVPKAVGKKVYVHLMPWFETRATSGNGAWGIHWTMANQNPDVVDGTGRRQIASHYYPLIGPYGSGDRDVIEYQLLLMKYAGVDGVLIDWPGTINAFDYPKNRANSEAIIAQTAAVGLDFAVVYEDHNVTFAYNGGFITDKPGAARNDMAYLRDRYFNQPNYIRPDNAPLLLVFGPQTFQSPGEWTNVFSPLSQKPTFLTLWHESGEAGSNAKGEFAWIYPDFMAGLTHFYNTHPSPLKFGSVYPGFRSFYAAGGWPGPTWEIAHNGLDSFNQTLDLAKNAASIQHLQLNTWNDYGEGTMIEPTREFGYGFLTSLQQKLGVPYSQSELELIHTLFQQRKQYAGDGNKQAQLNQAAAALASLNVTQARNILNGGGGGTGVSVTNGGFESGMAGWTTWTPNNTAGAAFSETYNGGHDSANHLTHWSGAPFETWTYQALSGLPSGNYKVRAWVRKGGGFDMARFQVKACVACTFAFTALGTYGGWTQVETPAVSVTGGFLEFGFHTRALTGNTANFVHMDDVSVIKL; encoded by the coding sequence ATGAGACATCAGGATTGGATTTCGCTCGGGGCGTGCGCGCTGTTGGGGCTGATGGGCGCGGGGTGTGGCGCTCCGGCTCCGGTGGAGGGCGCGGTGGGGCCCGGCCCCGAACTGGACGCGCGGCGCGCGGGCGTGGCGGTGAAGGTCCCCAAGGCGGTGGGCAAGAAGGTGTACGTGCACCTGATGCCCTGGTTCGAGACGCGGGCCACGTCGGGCAATGGGGCGTGGGGCATCCACTGGACCATGGCCAACCAGAACCCGGACGTGGTGGACGGCACCGGGCGGCGGCAGATTGCCTCGCACTACTACCCGCTCATCGGGCCGTATGGCTCCGGGGACCGGGACGTCATCGAGTACCAGCTGCTGCTCATGAAGTACGCGGGCGTGGACGGGGTGCTCATCGACTGGCCGGGCACCATCAACGCGTTCGACTACCCGAAGAACCGGGCCAACAGCGAAGCCATCATCGCGCAGACGGCCGCGGTGGGGCTGGACTTCGCGGTGGTGTACGAGGACCACAACGTCACCTTCGCCTACAACGGTGGCTTCATCACCGACAAGCCGGGCGCCGCGCGCAACGACATGGCGTACCTGCGCGACCGGTACTTCAACCAGCCCAACTACATCCGGCCGGACAACGCGCCGCTGCTGCTCGTCTTCGGGCCGCAGACGTTCCAGTCCCCCGGGGAGTGGACGAACGTCTTCTCACCGCTGAGCCAGAAGCCCACCTTCCTGACGCTCTGGCACGAGTCGGGTGAGGCGGGCAGCAACGCGAAGGGCGAGTTCGCGTGGATCTACCCGGACTTCATGGCGGGCCTCACGCACTTCTACAACACCCATCCGTCGCCCCTGAAGTTCGGCTCCGTCTACCCGGGCTTCCGGTCGTTCTACGCGGCGGGCGGCTGGCCCGGGCCCACCTGGGAGATTGCCCACAACGGCCTGGACAGCTTCAACCAGACGCTGGACCTGGCGAAGAACGCGGCCAGCATCCAGCACCTTCAGCTCAACACCTGGAACGACTACGGCGAGGGGACGATGATCGAACCCACGCGTGAGTTCGGCTACGGCTTCCTCACGTCGCTCCAGCAGAAGCTGGGCGTGCCCTATTCGCAGAGCGAGCTGGAGCTCATCCACACGCTCTTCCAGCAGCGCAAGCAGTACGCGGGGGACGGCAACAAGCAGGCGCAGCTCAACCAGGCCGCCGCCGCGCTGGCCTCGCTGAACGTCACCCAGGCGCGCAACATCCTCAACGGGGGCGGCGGTGGCACGGGCGTGTCCGTCACCAACGGAGGCTTCGAGTCCGGCATGGCGGGCTGGACGACGTGGACGCCCAACAACACCGCGGGCGCGGCCTTCTCGGAGACGTACAACGGCGGGCACGACAGCGCGAACCACCTGACGCACTGGAGCGGCGCGCCCTTCGAGACGTGGACGTACCAGGCGCTCTCCGGGCTCCCGTCCGGCAACTACAAGGTCCGCGCGTGGGTGCGGAAGGGCGGCGGCTTCGACATGGCGCGCTTCCAGGTGAAGGCGTGCGTCGCGTGCACGTTCGCGTTCACGGCGCTGGGCACGTACGGGGGCTGGACCCAGGTGGAGACGCCCGCCGTGTCCGTGACGGGCGGCTTCCTGGAGTTCGGCTTCCACACGCGGGCCCTCACCGGCAACACCGCCAACTTCGTCCACATGGACGACGTGTCGGTCATCAAGCTGTAG
- a CDS encoding SDR family NAD(P)-dependent oxidoreductase, with the protein MASRAPASTRPLAVVTGASSGIGYELAKQFARNGFDLVIAAEDPGIVGVVAAFEGLGAWVKSVQVDLAKAEGVQKLHSTLQQLGRPVDAIAINAGVGVGGDFARQTDLQAELNLINLNVTSSVHLAKLVLKDMVARNQGRVLFTSSIAATMPGPFEAVYAASKSFLLSFSEALRNELKDTKITVTALMPGPTETNFFHRAGMDDTRVGAQKKDSAEEVARQGYEALMAGKDKVIAGSLSNKVMAVAAAVLPQPVAAEGHRRLSEPGSAKH; encoded by the coding sequence ATGGCGTCGCGCGCACCTGCTTCCACCCGTCCCCTCGCCGTCGTGACCGGGGCCTCCAGCGGCATCGGCTACGAACTGGCGAAGCAGTTCGCCAGGAACGGCTTCGACCTGGTCATCGCCGCGGAGGACCCGGGCATCGTGGGGGTCGTCGCCGCCTTTGAGGGCCTGGGCGCCTGGGTGAAGAGCGTGCAGGTGGACCTGGCGAAGGCCGAGGGTGTCCAGAAGCTCCACTCCACCCTCCAGCAACTGGGCCGCCCCGTGGACGCCATCGCCATCAACGCGGGCGTGGGCGTGGGCGGCGACTTCGCCCGGCAGACGGACCTCCAGGCGGAGCTGAACCTCATCAACCTCAACGTCACCTCGTCGGTGCACCTGGCGAAGCTGGTGCTGAAGGACATGGTGGCCCGCAACCAGGGGCGCGTCCTGTTCACCTCCTCCATCGCGGCCACCATGCCCGGGCCCTTCGAGGCCGTGTACGCGGCGTCCAAGTCCTTCCTGCTCTCCTTCTCCGAGGCCCTGCGCAACGAGCTGAAGGACACGAAGATCACCGTGACGGCCCTGATGCCGGGCCCCACGGAGACGAACTTCTTCCACCGCGCGGGCATGGACGACACCCGGGTCGGCGCGCAGAAGAAGGACAGCGCGGAGGAGGTGGCCCGCCAGGGCTACGAGGCGCTGATGGCGGGCAAGGACAAGGTCATCGCGGGCTCGCTCAGCAACAAGGTGATGGCGGTGGCCGCGGCGGTGCTGCCCCAGCCGGTGGCGGCCGAGGGCCACCGCAGGCTGTCCGAGCCGGGGTCCGCGAAGCACTGA
- a CDS encoding serine/threonine-protein kinase: MSSIEPTAISRARTPDLISGYRLEKLVGTGGMGEVHKATQLSLGRTVAVKLLNSELAKDPSFIARFQKEAAALATLSHPHVVAIVDKGKTDSTYYLVMEFVDGPSLRELMRTPQQETQVLLRRMLEICRAIEYAHGRGVIHRDLKPENILLDQQAGGIAKVSDFGLASFLDDSTVASRYALTSTHVSMGTISYMAPEQRVDAKSADARADIFSLGVILYETFTGEVPLGTFDPPSRKRSGLDPRVDAIVMRCLKPDPDDRYQTVGALIAELEPLVPGSLLSMPPMRLTRLQRAKRTAKGVVRVAAQTAATLLVVSAVGVLGFEYYRSGQVRERQGPPGAAILAEHKNANTNRTAPGRREDVLPNKQRVLVGEGPDQLAMPLAGRPAVFENKAIVFPPLDLPLFPNEEEKRDLTRVGRVRADVVGFVGGVARLTARVRAEAPPPTLKRRLQEWLKGPPPDPVVAMMLVGRDGRYVALVHHGAGAPLALEWALGERSGTMLGQPSPQGEARLELFVTEEGVLQAFIGQGADQRPIAEPLNLGPDWQGQFGEPPTPAVGCIEGTCSIEGLTYAVDRPAPVAETPSSPVVAATQRTVAAAVPTKAVVPKRAPPPPPPKRQPVKAAPAKSTKRR; encoded by the coding sequence ATGTCCTCGATTGAGCCCACCGCCATCAGCCGTGCCCGGACCCCTGACCTCATCAGCGGCTACCGCCTGGAGAAGCTCGTCGGTACCGGAGGCATGGGGGAGGTCCACAAGGCCACCCAGCTCTCGCTAGGCCGCACGGTCGCGGTCAAGCTGCTCAATTCGGAGCTGGCCAAGGACCCGTCGTTCATCGCGCGCTTCCAGAAGGAAGCCGCCGCGCTGGCGACCCTGAGCCACCCCCACGTCGTCGCCATCGTCGACAAGGGGAAGACGGACAGCACCTACTACCTGGTGATGGAGTTCGTGGACGGGCCGTCCCTGCGCGAGCTCATGCGCACCCCGCAGCAGGAGACGCAGGTGCTGCTGCGGCGGATGCTGGAGATCTGCCGCGCCATCGAATACGCGCACGGCCGGGGCGTCATCCACCGCGACCTGAAGCCGGAGAACATCCTGCTGGATCAGCAGGCCGGCGGCATCGCGAAGGTGTCCGACTTCGGGCTCGCGTCGTTCCTGGACGACTCCACGGTGGCGTCGCGCTACGCGCTCACGTCCACGCACGTGTCCATGGGGACCATCTCGTACATGGCGCCCGAGCAGCGCGTGGACGCGAAGAGCGCGGACGCCCGGGCGGACATCTTCTCCCTGGGCGTCATCCTCTACGAGACCTTCACGGGCGAGGTGCCGCTGGGCACCTTTGATCCGCCGTCGCGCAAGCGCTCCGGGCTGGACCCGCGCGTGGACGCCATCGTGATGCGGTGCCTCAAGCCGGATCCGGACGACCGCTACCAGACGGTGGGCGCGCTCATCGCGGAGCTGGAGCCGCTGGTCCCCGGCAGCCTGCTGTCCATGCCGCCCATGCGGCTGACGCGGCTGCAGCGGGCGAAGCGGACGGCCAAGGGCGTGGTGCGCGTGGCGGCGCAGACGGCCGCGACGCTGCTGGTGGTATCGGCGGTGGGCGTGCTGGGCTTCGAGTACTACCGCAGCGGACAGGTCCGTGAGCGGCAGGGGCCGCCGGGCGCCGCCATCCTGGCGGAGCACAAGAACGCGAACACGAACCGCACCGCCCCCGGGCGCCGGGAGGACGTGCTCCCGAACAAGCAGCGGGTGCTGGTGGGCGAGGGCCCCGACCAACTGGCGATGCCCCTGGCCGGCAGGCCCGCCGTCTTCGAGAACAAGGCCATCGTCTTCCCGCCCCTGGACCTCCCCCTCTTCCCGAACGAGGAGGAGAAGCGGGACCTGACGCGCGTGGGGCGGGTGCGCGCGGACGTGGTGGGGTTCGTGGGCGGGGTCGCGCGACTGACCGCGCGCGTGCGCGCCGAAGCGCCTCCCCCCACGCTGAAGCGCCGCCTGCAGGAATGGCTGAAGGGCCCGCCGCCGGATCCGGTGGTCGCGATGATGCTGGTGGGCCGGGATGGCCGCTACGTGGCGCTGGTGCACCATGGCGCGGGCGCCCCCCTGGCCCTGGAGTGGGCGCTGGGCGAGCGCAGCGGCACCATGCTGGGCCAGCCGTCCCCCCAGGGCGAGGCGCGCCTGGAGCTGTTCGTCACCGAGGAGGGCGTGTTGCAGGCCTTCATCGGGCAGGGCGCGGATCAGCGCCCCATCGCGGAGCCGCTGAACCTGGGCCCGGACTGGCAGGGCCAGTTCGGTGAACCGCCCACGCCCGCGGTCGGCTGCATCGAAGGCACGTGCAGCATCGAAGGGCTCACCTACGCCGTGGACCGGCCCGCCCCCGTGGCGGAAACCCCGTCCTCGCCCGTGGTGGCCGCGACGCAGCGCACGGTGGCCGCCGCGGTGCCCACCAAGGCGGTGGTGCCCAAGCGTGCGCCGCCGCCGCCTCCGCCCAAGCGCCAGCCGGTCAAGGCGGCCCCCGCCAAGTCCACGAAGCGCCGCTAG